Proteins found in one Anabas testudineus chromosome 1, fAnaTes1.2, whole genome shotgun sequence genomic segment:
- the ptprdb gene encoding protein tyrosine phosphatase receptor type Db isoform X1 gives MHVSTYPTMHSASPGLLLLSFLFLADADSPPRFTRTPEDQTGVQGGVASFVCQAAGDPQPKIVWNKKGKKVSNQRFEVIEFDDGSGSVLRIQPLRTPRDEAIYECHASNSAGEITASTRLNVLREDQLPSGFPTIDMGPQLKVVERSRTATMLCAASGNPDPEITWFKDFLPVNTSNNNGRIKQLRSESFGGTPIRGALQIEMSEESDQGKYECVATNSDGTRYSTPANLYVRELREVRRVPPRFSIPPADSEIMPGGNVNITCVAVGSPMPYVKWMLGAEDLTPEDDMPIGRNVLELTDVRQSNNYTCVAMSTLGVIEAVAQIIVKALPKAPGTPVVTERTATSITLTWDSGNPEPVSYYIIQHRAKGSEDPYKEIDGIATTRYSVGGLSPYSHYDFRVAAVNTIGQGPSSDVVEARTAEQAPSSPPRQVRGRMLSTTTAIIHWDEPEEPNGQVVGYRVYYTSDNTLPVNQWEKQMVRSANFITIQGLTPNKTYYIRVLAFTSVGDGPLSQDLQIIAKTGVPSQPSEFKGEAKSETSILLTWVAPPQGGPDNQITGYELVYRRADDTEEKKVSFEPSTSYLLKNLKPFSTYTFQLAARSKHGIGAYTNEVSIDTPQTLPSAPPQDITCTSPSSTSILVSWTPPPLEFQNGIITGYSIQYSNTEGNKTSKRIDGIPPESSPYLLENLEKWTEYGITIRAQTEAGDGPESLQLLIRTEEDVPSGPPRGVEAETVNASAIRVKWRAPAPERQHGQIRGYQVHYVRMNYGEPQGQPFIKDILIEDSQWAHDDSAEYEVVLGDLKADTSYSVSVGAYTAKGDGARSKPVTVCTALPLPEKPKLVVSATDSGTALLQWYPPPNPPTPLLGYRLTFGRIDVLPYTVVEFPTKENRYTAHDIHKGANYVFRISARNKMGYGEEAVKEVSTPEDAPSGFPENIICEEASATSLQLEWKSVPLIEQNGKITKYSVLYKDINSRGNASEVVVPAPGLSVLLEGLSADTVYDVRVSAFTAVGAGPYSPSAQFRTQRLDQVFATNFRVKAAMKNSILLSWEIRDKNPAQPFTILYGKGQSVEVDGKHTQKLISGLEPDTQYSFLLTNRANSAGGLQHRVTATTAPDILKTKPMVVGKTNADGMVTVQLPTVQTTAKVRGYYVVVVPLKKQKGKFLNPWEEPDQMNLDELLKEINRTSVSHALRIRRQAAQSDPRAYVTAHFKTLPLEFTLGDGRNYGDFRNRPLQNGQEYVFFVLAMLDLSENTMYATSPYSDPVTSSDVDPQPMVDEEEGLLWVVGPVLAVIFIVCIVIAILLFKSKPDRKRAEAEGRKGSFPCSKAMSSHHPTDPVELRRINFQTPAYRVSVYRGYRRLSSMASHPPVPMSELADHIERLKANDNLKFSQEYESIDPGQQFTWENSNLEVNKPKNRYANVIAYDHSRVILSSIEGVPGSDYINANYIDGYRRQNAYIATQGSLPETFGDFWRMVWEQHTANIIMMTKLEEKSRVKCDQYWPTRGTETYGLIQVTLLDTVELATYSVRTFALYKSGSNEKREVRHFQFTAWPDHGVPEHPTPFLAFLRRVKACNPPDAGPMVVHCSAGVGRTGCFIVIDAMTERIKHEKTIDIYGHVTLMRSQRNYMVQTEDQYIFIHDALLEAVTCGNTEVPARNLYSYIQRLTQIEPGENVTGMELEFKRLASAKAHTSRFVSANLPCNKFKNRLVNIMPYETTRVCLQPIRGVEGSDYINASFIDGYRQQKAYIATQGPLAETTEDYWRMLWEHNSTIVVMLTKLREMGREKCHQYWPAERSARYQYFVVDPMAEYNMPQYILREFKVTDARDGQSRTVRQFQFTDWPEQGVPKSGEGFIDFIGQVHKTKEQFGQDGPITVHCSAGVGRTGVFITLSIVLERMRYEGVVDIFQTVKMLRTQRPATVQTEDQYQFCYRASLEYLGSFDHYAT, from the exons CACCCCCCAGATTCACAAGAACCCCAGAAGACCAAACAGGAGTCCAGGGGGGAGTGGCTTCCTTTGTGTGCCAGGCCGCAGGGGATCCACAGCCCAAGATTGTCTGgaacaaaaaaggcaaaaaagtcAGCAACCAGAGATTTGAG GTAATAGAATTTGACGATGGGTCCGGTTCGGTCCTGAGGATTCAGCCTTTGAGAACCCCAAGAGACGAGGCTATTTACGAATGTCACGCCTCCAATTCTGCAGGAGAGATCACTGCCTCCACCAGGCTAAATGTGCTACGAG AGGACCAGTTGCCCTCGGGGTTCCCCACCATTGACATGGGTCCCCAGCTGAAAGTGGTGGAACGTTCTCGGACTGCCACAATGCTCTGTGCTGCTAGTGGAAACCCTGACCCAGAAATTACCTGGTTCAAGGATTTTCTGCCAGTCAACACGTCCAATAACAACGGACGAATCAAGCAGCTCCGCTCAG AGTCCTTTG GTGGCACGCCCATACGAG GTGCCCTGCAGATAGAGATGAGTGAGGAGTCAGACCAGGGGAAGTATGAGTGTGTTGCCACCAACAGCGATGGGACACGATATTCCACCCCAGCTAACCTCTACGTCAGAG AGCTGCGAGAAG TGCGTCGTGTCCCCCCTCGCTTTTCCATCCCCCCAGCAGACAGCGAGATCATGCCGGGGGGAAATGTCAACATCACCTGTGTGGCAGTGGGCTCACCCATGCCTTATGTGAAGTGGATGTTGGGAGCAGAAGACCTGACACCAGAGGATGACATGCCCATCGGCCGCAACGTCCTTGAACTGACAGACGTGCGACAGTCTAACAATTACACTTGTGTCGCCATGTCGACACTTGGTGTAATTGAGGCGGTCGCACAGATTATCGTGAAAG CTCTACCAAAGGCTCCAGGCACCCCTGTGGTGACGGAGAGAACAGCAACAAGCATTACTCTTACCTGGGATTCTGGAAACCCAGAACCTGTGTCCTACTATATCATACAG CACCGGGCTAAAGGTTCAGAGGACCCCTATAAAGAGATTGATGGCATCGCCACAACGCGTTACAGTGTGGGTGGCCTGAGCCCTTACTCCCATTATGACTTTAGGGTGGCAGCCGTTAACACCATTGGCCAAGGCCCCTCCAGCGATGTGGTGGAGGCTCGCACAGCTGAGCAGGCTCCCTCATCCCCGCCACGACAG GTCAGGGGTCGCATGCTGAGCACAACCACAGCAATAATCCACTGGGACGAACCAGAGGAACCTAACGGACAGGTGGTCGGCTACAGAGTGTACTACACCTCGGACAACACGCTGCCAGTCAACCAg TGGGAGAAGCAGATGGTGCGCAGCGCTAATTTCATCACCATCCAGGGTTTGACTCCTAACAAGACCTATTACATCAGAGTGTTGGCCTTCACCTCTGTAGGAGATGGACCCCTCTCCCAGGACCTGCAGATTATAGCTAAAACTGGAG TTCCATCCCAGCCTTCAGAATTTAAGGGAGAAGCCAAGTCTGAGACAAGTATCCTGTTGACCTGGGTGGCCCCACCCCAGGGTGGCCCTGACAACCAAATCACAGGATACGAACTGGTCTACCGACGAGCTGATGACACAGAGGAG AAAAAAGTGAGCTTTGAGCCTAGCACCTCTTATCTGTTGAAGAACTTGAAGCCTTTCTCCACCTACACCTTCCAGCTGGCTGCCAGGAGCAAGCATGGAATAGGGGCATACACCAACGAAGTGTCCATTGACACACCACAGACAC TTCCTTCAGCACCACCCCAGGACATCACATGCACCAGTCCCAGTTCTACCAGCATCCTGGTAAGTTGGACTCCACCTCCTCTGGAGTTTCAGAATGGCATCATTACGGGATACTCCATCCAGTACTCCAATACTGAGGGCAACAAAACGTCTAAAAGAATTGATGGCATTCCTCCGGAGAGTTCTCCATATCTCCTGGAAAACCTGGAGAAATGGACTGAGTATGGCATAACGATACGGGCACAGACGGAAGCTGGGGACGGACCAGAAAGTTTGCAGCTGCTTATCCGCACTGAGGAAGATG ttCCAAGTGGTCCTCCGCGAGGGGTGGAGGCCGAGACTGTGAACGCCTCGGCCATTAGGGTGAAATGGCGAGCACCAGCGCCCGAGCGGCAGCACGGTCAGATCAGAGGGTACCAAGTCCACTATGTGAGAATGAACTACGGGGAACCTCAGGGACAGCCCTTCATCAAGGACATCCTCATAGAGGACTCACAG TGGGCACATGATGACTCAGCTGAATAT gaGGTGGTTCTCGGAGACCTGAAGGCAGACACCTCCTACTCTGTATCAGTGGGGGCTTACACTGCCAAAGGGGATGGTGCTCGCAGCAAACCTGTCACAGTCTGCACTGCCCTGCCAC tgCCTGAGAAGCCTAAACTAGTGGTAAGTGCCACTGATTCAGGTACTGCTCTGCTTCAGTGGTACCCACCACCAAACCCACCCACCCCGCTCTTAGGGTATCGCCTCACCTTTGGCCGCATTGACGTTCTACCTTACACAGTGGTTGAGTTCCCCACCAAGGAGAACCGCTACACTGCCCACGATATCCACAAGGGAGCCAACTATGTGTTCAGAATCTCTGCCCGTAACAAAATGGGCTATGGAGAGGAGGCAGTAAAGGAGGTGTCTACTCCAGAAGACGCTCCAAGTGGATTTCCAGAAAATATCATCTGCGAGGAGGCGTCTGCCACCTCCCTCCAGCTGGAATGGAAATCAGTCCCTCTAATTgagcaaaatggaaaaattaCCAAGTACTCAGTGCTGTATAAGGATATAAACAGTCGAGGGAATGCCTCAGAAGTTGTGGTGCCCGCTCCAGGGTTAAGTGTTTTGTTGGAGGGTCTGAGCGCAGATACTGTGTATGATGTCAGGGTGTCCGCATTCACTGCTGTTGGTGCTGGGCCGTACAGCCCCAGTGCCCAGTTTAGGACGCAACGGCTAGACCAAG TTTTTGCCACCAACTTTAGAGTTAAAGCTGCCATGAAAAACTCCATTCTACTCTCATGGGAGATCCGAGACAAGAACCCTGCCCAGCCTTTCACT ATCCTGTACGGAAAGGGCCAGTCCGTTGAAGTGGATGGGAAGCACACCCAGAAGCTGATCAGTGGCTTGGAGCCGGACACTCAGTACTCCTTCCTGCTCACCAATCGGGCAAACAGCGCTGGGGGTCTGCAACACCGCGTCACTGCCACCACAGCGCCAGACATCCTGAAGACCAAACCTATGGTGGTGGGAAAGACCAATGCAGATGGCATGGTGACAGTGCAGCTACCGACTGTGCAGACCACAGCTAAAGTCAG GGGTTATTATGTGGTGGTGGTGCCACTGAAAAAGCAAAAGGGGAAGTTCCTGAATCCCTGGGAGGAGCCCGACCAGATGAACCTGGACGAG CTGCTGAAAGAGATCAACAGGACCAGTGTCAGTCACGCCCTTCGCATCCGCAGACAGGCTGCTCAGTCAGATCCCAGGGCCTACGTCACTGCTCACTTTAAGACCCTCCCACTGGAGTTCACACTAGGCGACGGACGAAACTATGGTGACTTCCGCAACCGCCCTCTGCAAAACGGACAGGAGTATGTGTTCTTTGTGCTCGCAATGCTCGACCTTTCTGAGAAT ACCATGTATGCAACTAGTCCTTATTCTGACCCCGTGACCTCATCGGACGTGGACCCCCAGCCAATGGTTGACGAGGAGGAGGGGCTGCTGTGGGTGGTGGGGCCTGTGCTGGCTGTCATCTTCATCGTCTGCATTGTCATCGCCATTCTTCTTTTCAAGAG CAAACCTGACAG GAAAAGAGCTGAGGCTGAAGGTAGGAAGGGCAGTTTCCCCTGCAGCAAAGCCATGTCATCCCACCATCCCACTGATCCCGTGGAGCTGCGCAGAATCAACTTTCAGACTCCAG CCTACCGTGTATCAGTGTACCGCGGTTATCGACGTTTGTCAA GCATGGCAAGTCACCCGCCCGTCCCCATGTCTGAGCTGGCAGATCACATCGAGCGCCTCAAGGCAAACGACAATCTCAAGTTCTCTCAAGAGTACGAG TCCATCGACCCTGGTCAGCAGTTCACATGGGAGAACTCCAACTTGGAGGTCAACAAACCAAAGAACCGCTACGCTAACGTCATTGCCTATGATCACTCCAGGGTTATACTCTCCAGCATTGAGG GTGTCCCAGGCAGTGACTACATCAACGCTAACTATATTGACGGCTACCGTCGCCAGAACGCCTACATCGCGACTCAGGGCTCCCTCCCTGAGACATTCGGGGACTTCTGGAGGATGGTCTGGGAGCAGCACACAGCCAACATCATCATGATGACTAAGCTGGAGGAAAAGTCACGG GTGAAGTGTGATCAGTACTGGCCAACCCGGGGCACAGAGACCTACGGCCTCATCCAGGTCACTCTGCTGGACACAGTGGAGCTGGCCACCTACTCTGTCAGGACCTTTGCCCTTTACAAG AGCGGCTCCAATGAGAAGCGTGAGGTTCGCCACTTCCAGTTCACAGCCTGGCCAGACCACGGGGTGCCTGAACACCCTACCCCCTTCCTGGCATTCCTTCGTAGGGTCAAGGCCTGCAACCCTCCAGATGCAGGACCCATGGTTGTGcattgcag TGCTGGAGTGGGCCGCACGGGCTGCTTCATCGTGATCGACGCCATGACGGAGCGAATCAAGCATGAGAAGACCATCGACATCTACGGCCACGTCACGCTGATGCGCTCCCAGAGGAACTATATGGTCCAGACAGAGGACCAGTACATCTTCATTCATGATGCACTTCTGGAGGCCGTGACCTGTGGGAACACTGAGGTCCCCGCTCGGAACCTGTACTCCTACATCCAGAGGCTGACGCAGATCGAACCCGGAGAGAATGTCACCGGCATGGAGCTGGAGTTCAAG CGTCTGGCCAGCGCTAAGGCCCACACATCACGGTTCGTGAGTGCCAACCTGCCATGCAACAAGTTTAAGAACCGGCTGGTAAATATCATGCCATATGAGACCAcgcgtgtgtgtctgcagccaatcagaggagTGGAGGGATCTGACTACATCAATGCCAGCTTCATTGATGGATACAG gcagcagAAGGCCTACATAGCGACCCAAGGCCCGCTGGCTGAGACGACAGAGGACTACTGGAGGATGCTGTGGGAGCACAACTCTACCATAGTGGTCATGCTAACCAAATTGAGAGAAATGGGACGG GAGAAGTGTCACCAGTACTGGCCTGCAGAGCGCTCTGCCAGATACCAGTACTTTGTGGTGGATCCCATGGCTGAGTACAACATGCCCCAGTACATCCTCCGAGAGTTCAAAGTTACTGATGCCAGG gATGGCCAATCACGAACAGTTCGTCAGTTCCAATTCACTGATTGGCCAGAGCAAGGAGTGCCAAAGTCAGGGGAGGGATTTATTGACTTTATTGGCCAAGTACACAAAACTAAAGAACAGTTTGGTCAGGATGGTCCAATCACTGTCCACTGCAG TGCTGGAGTAGGGAGAACCGGTGTGTTCATCACCCTCAGCATCGTGCTGGAGAGAATGAGGTATGAGGGAGTCGTCGACATCTTCCAGACTGTCAAGATGCTGCGCACCCAGAGACCTGCCACCGTTCAGACAGAG GACCAGTACCAGTTCTGTTACCGGGCCAGTCTGGAGTACCTGGGAAGCTTCGATCACTATGCAACATAA
- the ptprdb gene encoding protein tyrosine phosphatase receptor type Db isoform X6, producing the protein MHVSTYPTMHSASPGLLLLSFLFLADADSPPRFTRTPEDQTGVQGGVASFVCQAAGDPQPKIVWNKKGKKVSNQRFEVIEFDDGSGSVLRIQPLRTPRDEAIYECHASNSAGEITASTRLNVLREDQLPSGFPTIDMGPQLKVVERSRTATMLCAASGNPDPEITWFKDFLPVNTSNNNGRIKQLRSESFGGTPIRGALQIEMSEESDQGKYECVATNSDGTRYSTPANLYVRELREVRRVPPRFSIPPADSEIMPGGNVNITCVAVGSPMPYVKWMLGAEDLTPEDDMPIGRNVLELTDVRQSNNYTCVAMSTLGVIEAVAQIIVKALPKAPGTPVVTERTATSITLTWDSGNPEPVSYYIIQHRAKGSEDPYKEIDGIATTRYSVGGLSPYSHYDFRVAAVNTIGQGPSSDVVEARTAEQAPSSPPRQVRGRMLSTTTAIIHWDEPEEPNGQVVGYRVYYTSDNTLPVNQWEKQMVRSANFITIQGLTPNKTYYIRVLAFTSVGDGPLSQDLQIIAKTGVPSQPSEFKGEAKSETSILLTWVAPPQGGPDNQITGYELVYRRADDTEEKKVSFEPSTSYLLKNLKPFSTYTFQLAARSKHGIGAYTNEVSIDTPQTLFATNFRVKAAMKNSILLSWEIRDKNPAQPFTILYGKGQSVEVDGKHTQKLISGLEPDTQYSFLLTNRANSAGGLQHRVTATTAPDILKTKPMVVGKTNADGMVTVQLPTVQTTAKVRGYYVVVVPLKKQKGKFLNPWEEPDQMNLDELLKEINRTSVSHALRIRRQAAQSDPRAYVTAHFKTLPLEFTLGDGRNYGDFRNRPLQNGQEYVFFVLAMLDLSENTMYATSPYSDPVTSSDVDPQPMVDEEEGLLWVVGPVLAVIFIVCIVIAILLFKSKPDRKRAEAEGRKGSFPCSKAMSSHHPTDPVELRRINFQTPGMASHPPVPMSELADHIERLKANDNLKFSQEYESIDPGQQFTWENSNLEVNKPKNRYANVIAYDHSRVILSSIEGVPGSDYINANYIDGYRRQNAYIATQGSLPETFGDFWRMVWEQHTANIIMMTKLEEKSRVKCDQYWPTRGTETYGLIQVTLLDTVELATYSVRTFALYKSGSNEKREVRHFQFTAWPDHGVPEHPTPFLAFLRRVKACNPPDAGPMVVHCSAGVGRTGCFIVIDAMTERIKHEKTIDIYGHVTLMRSQRNYMVQTEDQYIFIHDALLEAVTCGNTEVPARNLYSYIQRLTQIEPGENVTGMELEFKRLASAKAHTSRFVSANLPCNKFKNRLVNIMPYETTRVCLQPIRGVEGSDYINASFIDGYRQQKAYIATQGPLAETTEDYWRMLWEHNSTIVVMLTKLREMGREKCHQYWPAERSARYQYFVVDPMAEYNMPQYILREFKVTDARDGQSRTVRQFQFTDWPEQGVPKSGEGFIDFIGQVHKTKEQFGQDGPITVHCSAGVGRTGVFITLSIVLERMRYEGVVDIFQTVKMLRTQRPATVQTEDQYQFCYRASLEYLGSFDHYAT; encoded by the exons CACCCCCCAGATTCACAAGAACCCCAGAAGACCAAACAGGAGTCCAGGGGGGAGTGGCTTCCTTTGTGTGCCAGGCCGCAGGGGATCCACAGCCCAAGATTGTCTGgaacaaaaaaggcaaaaaagtcAGCAACCAGAGATTTGAG GTAATAGAATTTGACGATGGGTCCGGTTCGGTCCTGAGGATTCAGCCTTTGAGAACCCCAAGAGACGAGGCTATTTACGAATGTCACGCCTCCAATTCTGCAGGAGAGATCACTGCCTCCACCAGGCTAAATGTGCTACGAG AGGACCAGTTGCCCTCGGGGTTCCCCACCATTGACATGGGTCCCCAGCTGAAAGTGGTGGAACGTTCTCGGACTGCCACAATGCTCTGTGCTGCTAGTGGAAACCCTGACCCAGAAATTACCTGGTTCAAGGATTTTCTGCCAGTCAACACGTCCAATAACAACGGACGAATCAAGCAGCTCCGCTCAG AGTCCTTTG GTGGCACGCCCATACGAG GTGCCCTGCAGATAGAGATGAGTGAGGAGTCAGACCAGGGGAAGTATGAGTGTGTTGCCACCAACAGCGATGGGACACGATATTCCACCCCAGCTAACCTCTACGTCAGAG AGCTGCGAGAAG TGCGTCGTGTCCCCCCTCGCTTTTCCATCCCCCCAGCAGACAGCGAGATCATGCCGGGGGGAAATGTCAACATCACCTGTGTGGCAGTGGGCTCACCCATGCCTTATGTGAAGTGGATGTTGGGAGCAGAAGACCTGACACCAGAGGATGACATGCCCATCGGCCGCAACGTCCTTGAACTGACAGACGTGCGACAGTCTAACAATTACACTTGTGTCGCCATGTCGACACTTGGTGTAATTGAGGCGGTCGCACAGATTATCGTGAAAG CTCTACCAAAGGCTCCAGGCACCCCTGTGGTGACGGAGAGAACAGCAACAAGCATTACTCTTACCTGGGATTCTGGAAACCCAGAACCTGTGTCCTACTATATCATACAG CACCGGGCTAAAGGTTCAGAGGACCCCTATAAAGAGATTGATGGCATCGCCACAACGCGTTACAGTGTGGGTGGCCTGAGCCCTTACTCCCATTATGACTTTAGGGTGGCAGCCGTTAACACCATTGGCCAAGGCCCCTCCAGCGATGTGGTGGAGGCTCGCACAGCTGAGCAGGCTCCCTCATCCCCGCCACGACAG GTCAGGGGTCGCATGCTGAGCACAACCACAGCAATAATCCACTGGGACGAACCAGAGGAACCTAACGGACAGGTGGTCGGCTACAGAGTGTACTACACCTCGGACAACACGCTGCCAGTCAACCAg TGGGAGAAGCAGATGGTGCGCAGCGCTAATTTCATCACCATCCAGGGTTTGACTCCTAACAAGACCTATTACATCAGAGTGTTGGCCTTCACCTCTGTAGGAGATGGACCCCTCTCCCAGGACCTGCAGATTATAGCTAAAACTGGAG TTCCATCCCAGCCTTCAGAATTTAAGGGAGAAGCCAAGTCTGAGACAAGTATCCTGTTGACCTGGGTGGCCCCACCCCAGGGTGGCCCTGACAACCAAATCACAGGATACGAACTGGTCTACCGACGAGCTGATGACACAGAGGAG AAAAAAGTGAGCTTTGAGCCTAGCACCTCTTATCTGTTGAAGAACTTGAAGCCTTTCTCCACCTACACCTTCCAGCTGGCTGCCAGGAGCAAGCATGGAATAGGGGCATACACCAACGAAGTGTCCATTGACACACCACAGACAC TTTTTGCCACCAACTTTAGAGTTAAAGCTGCCATGAAAAACTCCATTCTACTCTCATGGGAGATCCGAGACAAGAACCCTGCCCAGCCTTTCACT ATCCTGTACGGAAAGGGCCAGTCCGTTGAAGTGGATGGGAAGCACACCCAGAAGCTGATCAGTGGCTTGGAGCCGGACACTCAGTACTCCTTCCTGCTCACCAATCGGGCAAACAGCGCTGGGGGTCTGCAACACCGCGTCACTGCCACCACAGCGCCAGACATCCTGAAGACCAAACCTATGGTGGTGGGAAAGACCAATGCAGATGGCATGGTGACAGTGCAGCTACCGACTGTGCAGACCACAGCTAAAGTCAG GGGTTATTATGTGGTGGTGGTGCCACTGAAAAAGCAAAAGGGGAAGTTCCTGAATCCCTGGGAGGAGCCCGACCAGATGAACCTGGACGAG CTGCTGAAAGAGATCAACAGGACCAGTGTCAGTCACGCCCTTCGCATCCGCAGACAGGCTGCTCAGTCAGATCCCAGGGCCTACGTCACTGCTCACTTTAAGACCCTCCCACTGGAGTTCACACTAGGCGACGGACGAAACTATGGTGACTTCCGCAACCGCCCTCTGCAAAACGGACAGGAGTATGTGTTCTTTGTGCTCGCAATGCTCGACCTTTCTGAGAAT ACCATGTATGCAACTAGTCCTTATTCTGACCCCGTGACCTCATCGGACGTGGACCCCCAGCCAATGGTTGACGAGGAGGAGGGGCTGCTGTGGGTGGTGGGGCCTGTGCTGGCTGTCATCTTCATCGTCTGCATTGTCATCGCCATTCTTCTTTTCAAGAG CAAACCTGACAG GAAAAGAGCTGAGGCTGAAGGTAGGAAGGGCAGTTTCCCCTGCAGCAAAGCCATGTCATCCCACCATCCCACTGATCCCGTGGAGCTGCGCAGAATCAACTTTCAGACTCCAG GCATGGCAAGTCACCCGCCCGTCCCCATGTCTGAGCTGGCAGATCACATCGAGCGCCTCAAGGCAAACGACAATCTCAAGTTCTCTCAAGAGTACGAG TCCATCGACCCTGGTCAGCAGTTCACATGGGAGAACTCCAACTTGGAGGTCAACAAACCAAAGAACCGCTACGCTAACGTCATTGCCTATGATCACTCCAGGGTTATACTCTCCAGCATTGAGG GTGTCCCAGGCAGTGACTACATCAACGCTAACTATATTGACGGCTACCGTCGCCAGAACGCCTACATCGCGACTCAGGGCTCCCTCCCTGAGACATTCGGGGACTTCTGGAGGATGGTCTGGGAGCAGCACACAGCCAACATCATCATGATGACTAAGCTGGAGGAAAAGTCACGG GTGAAGTGTGATCAGTACTGGCCAACCCGGGGCACAGAGACCTACGGCCTCATCCAGGTCACTCTGCTGGACACAGTGGAGCTGGCCACCTACTCTGTCAGGACCTTTGCCCTTTACAAG AGCGGCTCCAATGAGAAGCGTGAGGTTCGCCACTTCCAGTTCACAGCCTGGCCAGACCACGGGGTGCCTGAACACCCTACCCCCTTCCTGGCATTCCTTCGTAGGGTCAAGGCCTGCAACCCTCCAGATGCAGGACCCATGGTTGTGcattgcag TGCTGGAGTGGGCCGCACGGGCTGCTTCATCGTGATCGACGCCATGACGGAGCGAATCAAGCATGAGAAGACCATCGACATCTACGGCCACGTCACGCTGATGCGCTCCCAGAGGAACTATATGGTCCAGACAGAGGACCAGTACATCTTCATTCATGATGCACTTCTGGAGGCCGTGACCTGTGGGAACACTGAGGTCCCCGCTCGGAACCTGTACTCCTACATCCAGAGGCTGACGCAGATCGAACCCGGAGAGAATGTCACCGGCATGGAGCTGGAGTTCAAG CGTCTGGCCAGCGCTAAGGCCCACACATCACGGTTCGTGAGTGCCAACCTGCCATGCAACAAGTTTAAGAACCGGCTGGTAAATATCATGCCATATGAGACCAcgcgtgtgtgtctgcagccaatcagaggagTGGAGGGATCTGACTACATCAATGCCAGCTTCATTGATGGATACAG gcagcagAAGGCCTACATAGCGACCCAAGGCCCGCTGGCTGAGACGACAGAGGACTACTGGAGGATGCTGTGGGAGCACAACTCTACCATAGTGGTCATGCTAACCAAATTGAGAGAAATGGGACGG GAGAAGTGTCACCAGTACTGGCCTGCAGAGCGCTCTGCCAGATACCAGTACTTTGTGGTGGATCCCATGGCTGAGTACAACATGCCCCAGTACATCCTCCGAGAGTTCAAAGTTACTGATGCCAGG gATGGCCAATCACGAACAGTTCGTCAGTTCCAATTCACTGATTGGCCAGAGCAAGGAGTGCCAAAGTCAGGGGAGGGATTTATTGACTTTATTGGCCAAGTACACAAAACTAAAGAACAGTTTGGTCAGGATGGTCCAATCACTGTCCACTGCAG TGCTGGAGTAGGGAGAACCGGTGTGTTCATCACCCTCAGCATCGTGCTGGAGAGAATGAGGTATGAGGGAGTCGTCGACATCTTCCAGACTGTCAAGATGCTGCGCACCCAGAGACCTGCCACCGTTCAGACAGAG GACCAGTACCAGTTCTGTTACCGGGCCAGTCTGGAGTACCTGGGAAGCTTCGATCACTATGCAACATAA